In Candidatus Dormiibacterota bacterium, a single window of DNA contains:
- a CDS encoding tetratricopeptide repeat protein — translation MSHDAAPPASAGRHGAVDFLRRVVDPRAVLVFLLAYAVRIVYVLQIRHMPYFDVPLVDGPNYFRMATAIASGSLTGGHEVFWQPPLYSYFLALLFVTVGTRMEAIYAVQAAIGSLSCVLVYAIGRRLFGPRAALCAGLVMALYGPLVHFDAQPLIPVLHIVLVLGGLLMLLRRRGFGAGVLWGLAATATPNILFAVPAASWWAWRRIRTLAMPGLFVLGVALPVLAVAARNWMVAGETVLISSNGGINFYIGNNPDYDRTIRLRPGGEFERLAQEPENLGIVKASARSRYFAGRAWQFLREYPAEAFRLYARKARDLVAGREIPRNQDPYVYRRESSLFSLLLWRSFVSFPFGLVAPLALAGLVAGSRGSSDDRRSGVRLLLLYAASYALSILLFFPTDRYRLSLVPVMALLSGNLLAAVPASLRRPGVIAALLGGLVLFNLDALHPGESYPEEEALNRAYALRSKGRVEEARDAYLQAILLNPRRIDAYNSLATMAAEQGRWDEAVARYTDLLEVAPDFVDVRRSRGEAYLALGRKEDARREWQVAIHLAPGAGLALADLCMSYYDEGVLVDGAPYCEQGVRVRPDLPETHLAMGLVARALRQRDRARAELTEASRLFPAGAPGRARAEEILDRMRRHDERVPGGAPPPVPQPETDRGQEDQRK, via the coding sequence ATGAGCCACGATGCGGCCCCGCCCGCCTCCGCGGGCCGGCACGGGGCGGTGGATTTCTTGCGCCGTGTGGTGGATCCGCGGGCTGTCCTCGTATTCCTGCTCGCGTACGCCGTACGGATCGTGTACGTCCTGCAGATCCGGCACATGCCGTACTTCGATGTTCCGCTGGTCGACGGCCCCAACTATTTCCGGATGGCGACGGCGATCGCGTCCGGGTCGCTCACGGGCGGCCACGAGGTGTTCTGGCAGCCGCCGCTCTACTCCTACTTTCTAGCGCTTCTGTTCGTGACGGTGGGCACGCGCATGGAGGCGATCTACGCCGTCCAGGCGGCGATCGGGTCGCTGTCGTGCGTCCTCGTGTACGCCATCGGACGGCGCCTGTTCGGCCCGCGCGCCGCCCTGTGCGCCGGCCTGGTCATGGCGCTCTATGGACCTCTGGTCCATTTCGACGCCCAGCCTCTCATCCCGGTCCTGCACATCGTCCTGGTCCTGGGCGGCCTCCTGATGCTCCTGCGCCGCCGCGGTTTCGGCGCCGGCGTCCTCTGGGGTCTCGCGGCCACGGCGACCCCCAACATCCTCTTCGCGGTCCCCGCTGCGTCGTGGTGGGCCTGGCGCCGGATCCGAACCCTGGCGATGCCGGGTCTGTTCGTCCTGGGGGTCGCGCTGCCGGTTCTCGCCGTCGCGGCGCGCAACTGGATGGTGGCCGGCGAGACCGTGTTGATCTCGAGCAACGGCGGCATCAATTTCTACATCGGCAACAACCCCGACTACGACCGGACCATCCGCCTGCGGCCGGGCGGTGAATTCGAGCGCCTGGCGCAGGAGCCGGAAAATCTCGGCATCGTGAAGGCGTCCGCCCGCTCGCGCTACTTCGCGGGGCGCGCCTGGCAATTCCTGCGGGAGTATCCCGCCGAGGCATTTCGGCTGTATGCGCGCAAGGCCAGGGATCTTGTCGCGGGACGGGAGATCCCGCGCAACCAGGATCCCTACGTCTACCGGCGCGAATCGTCCCTGTTCTCCCTTCTTCTGTGGCGCTCGTTCGTGTCGTTTCCGTTCGGTCTCGTGGCCCCCCTCGCGCTCGCCGGTCTCGTCGCGGGCTCGCGGGGCTCGAGCGACGATCGCCGCTCGGGCGTCCGGCTCCTGCTTCTCTACGCGGCATCGTATGCCCTCTCGATCCTCCTGTTCTTCCCGACCGATCGCTACCGGCTTTCTCTGGTGCCGGTCATGGCGCTCCTGTCGGGGAATCTCCTGGCGGCCGTACCGGCGAGCCTGCGCCGGCCGGGTGTGATCGCCGCCCTCCTGGGCGGACTCGTCCTGTTCAACCTGGACGCGCTCCACCCGGGCGAATCGTATCCGGAGGAGGAGGCGCTCAACCGGGCGTACGCGCTCCGGTCCAAGGGCCGCGTCGAGGAGGCGCGCGACGCCTACCTGCAGGCGATCCTCCTGAACCCGCGCCGGATCGACGCGTACAACTCGCTCGCCACGATGGCCGCCGAGCAGGGGCGCTGGGACGAGGCCGTGGCGCGCTACACCGATCTCCTGGAGGTCGCCCCGGACTTCGTCGACGTCAGACGCAGTCGGGGCGAAGCCTACCTCGCCCTCGGCCGGAAGGAGGACGCCCGGCGTGAGTGGCAGGTGGCGATCCACCTCGCCCCGGGCGCGGGTCTGGCTCTTGCCGACCTGTGCATGTCGTATTACGACGAGGGGGTCCTCGTCGACGGCGCGCCCTACTGCGAACAGGGCGTCCGGGTCCGTCCCGATCTCCCCGAGACGCACCTCGCCATGGGCCTGGTCGCCCGCGCCCTGCGACAGCGCGATCGCGCGCGGGCCGAGCTGACCGAGGCGTCCCGCCTCTTCCCGGCGGGCGCCCCCGGCCGGGCTCGCGCGGAGGAGATTCTCGACCGGATGCGCCGCCACGACGAGCGCGTCCCCGGCGGCGCGCCGCCGCCGGTTCCGCAACCTGAGACGGACCGCGGGCAGGAGGACCAGCGGAAATGA
- a CDS encoding ABC transporter substrate-binding protein: MKASLLLGAIVAVLLAPLPGCLSRPTEPLRIGVNDWPPFELMYLARARGYFNVENVDVDLVEFSSYTGILRAYHQGNIDGFLATLNEVQIADNFQDLPAVILVVDYSFGGDALVVRDGIVDLKGLRGRRIAFEESALGSYELERILEIGGLKPGEILAVSRLPEEAEQDFHRGAVDGVITYEPGLGRLLRDRGARVLFSSRAIPGEIVDVLAMRRVILDRRPEEVRRAVRAWFRAVASMQEHPEEAAAEMAHRQHLTIEEFLHGLQGARIPDLAENRDLLGRDRSGGRLHQTAARLAEFLVRRGLTRKATSGDDLIRADFLDAP, translated from the coding sequence TTGAAGGCGTCGCTCCTTCTCGGGGCGATCGTGGCCGTCCTCCTGGCTCCTCTCCCGGGTTGTCTGAGCCGCCCGACTGAGCCGCTGCGCATCGGCGTCAACGACTGGCCCCCCTTCGAGCTGATGTACCTGGCGCGGGCCCGCGGCTATTTCAACGTCGAGAACGTGGACGTGGATCTGGTCGAATTCTCCTCGTATACGGGAATCCTGAGGGCGTACCACCAGGGGAACATCGACGGGTTTCTCGCGACGCTCAACGAGGTGCAGATCGCCGACAACTTCCAGGATCTGCCGGCCGTGATCCTGGTGGTCGATTACTCCTTCGGAGGCGACGCCCTGGTCGTGCGCGACGGAATCGTCGATCTCAAGGGGTTGCGCGGCCGGCGCATCGCCTTCGAGGAGTCGGCGCTCGGCTCGTACGAGCTGGAGCGCATCCTGGAGATCGGCGGGCTCAAGCCCGGGGAGATCCTGGCGGTCAGCCGGCTTCCGGAGGAGGCGGAGCAGGACTTCCACAGAGGAGCCGTGGACGGGGTGATCACCTACGAGCCGGGGCTCGGCCGCCTGCTGCGGGACAGGGGAGCGCGCGTGCTGTTCTCGTCGCGCGCCATTCCCGGGGAAATCGTCGACGTCCTCGCGATGCGGCGCGTCATCCTCGATCGGCGCCCCGAGGAGGTGCGACGGGCCGTGCGCGCCTGGTTCCGGGCGGTCGCCTCGATGCAGGAGCATCCGGAGGAGGCCGCGGCCGAGATGGCGCACAGGCAGCACCTGACGATCGAGGAGTTTCTGCACGGCCTGCAGGGTGCGCGCATCCCCGATCTGGCGGAGAACCGCGATCTGCTCGGGCGCGACCGTTCGGGAGGCCGGCTGCACCAGACGGCCGCCCGTCTCGCCGAGTTCCTCGTGCGCCGCGGCCTGACCAGGAAGGCGACGTCGGGAGACGATCTCATCCGGGCCGATTTCCTGGACGCTCCTTAG
- the rplU gene encoding 50S ribosomal protein L21, producing the protein MSYAVISAGGKQHKVAVGDRIRVEKIVAGVGDKVTFDEVLALQTEGGLQVGRPVLKGARVVGRVVEQDKAKKVLIFKKKKRKQYRRTRGHRQPFTAVVVEEIHAG; encoded by the coding sequence GTGAGCTACGCCGTAATATCCGCCGGAGGCAAGCAGCACAAGGTCGCCGTCGGCGATCGGATCAGGGTCGAGAAGATCGTGGCCGGGGTCGGCGACAAGGTGACCTTCGACGAGGTCCTGGCGTTGCAGACCGAGGGCGGGCTCCAGGTCGGCCGCCCCGTCCTGAAGGGCGCGCGGGTGGTCGGTCGCGTCGTCGAGCAGGACAAGGCCAAGAAGGTGCTGATCTTCAAGAAGAAGAAGCGCAAACAGTATCGGCGCACGCGCGGCCACCGGCAGCCGTTCACGGCGGTGGTTGTCGAGGAAATTCACGCCGGATAG
- the rpmA gene encoding 50S ribosomal protein L27 produces MAHKKAGGSSRNGRDSNSQRLGVKRYGGQFVTGGSILVRQRGTRFKPGHNVGLGRDDSLFALIDGFVKFQDRGRMGKYISVLPSEAAPARP; encoded by the coding sequence ATGGCCCATAAGAAAGCCGGAGGCAGTTCGAGAAACGGCCGCGACAGCAACTCCCAGCGCCTGGGGGTGAAGCGCTACGGCGGACAGTTCGTCACCGGTGGCTCGATCCTGGTTCGGCAGCGCGGCACACGCTTCAAGCCGGGCCACAACGTCGGTCTGGGACGGGACGATTCCCTGTTCGCCCTGATCGACGGATTCGTGAAGTTCCAGGATCGCGGGCGCATGGGAAAGTACATCAGCGTCCTCCCCTCGGAGGCCGCCCCCGCCCGGCCTTAG
- a CDS encoding ornithine cyclodeaminase family protein (cyclodeaminase), giving the protein MERTVLVLREQEIRRLLDPASCLKAVEEAFTAYTTGGASLPAVINLDVEEHKGEIHIKAGHLRHGSHYAVKIASGFQGNPAKGLPQNDGMVLVFDAKTGVPVAILLDNGFITEQRTGAAGAVAAKHLARRDARVVGVVGCGNQARYQLESLALVRRPEEVRIYGRRPDRARACADEMARHRGMPEGCRFMAVPTVHEAVEGADIVVTVTPSREPLVCAEWLSPGAHVTAVGSDGPDKRELHTDVLRRADRIVADSRDQCLRLGEIHHAVAEGAIPAGRIDSELGEITAGRRPGRSTDAEITVCDLTGVGVQDVAAATVVMTRARAEGLGQTLPL; this is encoded by the coding sequence ATGGAGCGAACGGTTCTTGTCCTGCGCGAGCAGGAGATCAGGCGCCTGCTCGACCCGGCCTCATGCCTGAAGGCGGTCGAGGAGGCGTTCACCGCCTATACCACCGGCGGCGCCTCCCTGCCGGCCGTCATCAACCTCGACGTCGAGGAGCACAAGGGGGAGATCCACATCAAGGCGGGACACCTGCGTCATGGATCCCACTACGCCGTGAAGATCGCCTCCGGATTTCAGGGCAATCCGGCGAAGGGGCTGCCACAGAACGACGGGATGGTCCTCGTGTTCGACGCGAAGACCGGCGTTCCAGTCGCGATCCTTCTCGACAACGGCTTCATCACCGAGCAGCGCACCGGGGCCGCAGGGGCCGTGGCGGCGAAGCACCTGGCCCGCCGCGACGCGCGCGTCGTCGGCGTGGTCGGATGCGGCAACCAGGCGCGCTACCAGCTCGAGTCGCTCGCCCTGGTGCGGCGGCCGGAGGAGGTGCGCATCTATGGCCGCCGCCCCGACAGAGCGCGCGCCTGCGCCGACGAAATGGCGCGGCACCGTGGAATGCCGGAGGGCTGCCGCTTCATGGCCGTTCCCACGGTGCACGAGGCGGTCGAGGGGGCCGACATCGTCGTCACCGTCACGCCCAGCCGCGAGCCGCTCGTGTGCGCCGAGTGGCTCTCTCCGGGCGCGCACGTCACGGCGGTGGGCTCCGACGGACCCGACAAACGGGAGCTGCACACCGACGTTCTGAGGAGAGCCGATCGGATCGTCGCCGACAGCAGGGATCAATGCCTCCGGCTGGGCGAGATCCACCACGCCGTCGCCGAAGGAGCGATTCCCGCGGGCCGGATCGACAGCGAGCTGGGGGAGATCACGGCGGGACGGCGGCCCGGACGGAGCACCGACGCCGAGATCACGGTGTGCGATCTGACCGGCGTGGGCGTGCAGGACGTCGCGGCGGCGACAGTCGTCATGACGCGCGCCCGGGCCGAGGGTCTGGGTCAGACGCTCCCTCTGTGA
- a CDS encoding ADP-ribosylation factor-like protein gives MTFINYAAREINCKIVYYGPGLGGKTTNIKYVYEKTNPNSKGKLISLATETDRTLFFDFLPLDLGEIRGFRTRFHLYTVPGQVFYDASRKLILKGVDGVVFVADSQAARMEANLESLRNLDLNLKEQGYDLRAIPYVLQLNKRDLPSALQVEEMKRQLIRKGEPVFEAIASKGNGVFETLKTIAKMVLIDLRKGR, from the coding sequence ATGACGTTCATCAATTACGCGGCACGAGAGATCAACTGCAAGATCGTCTACTACGGCCCCGGCCTGGGCGGCAAGACGACGAACATCAAGTACGTCTACGAGAAGACCAACCCGAACTCCAAGGGGAAGCTGATCTCCCTGGCCACCGAGACTGACCGAACCCTGTTCTTCGATTTCCTGCCGCTGGACCTGGGCGAGATCCGCGGCTTCCGCACCCGCTTCCACCTCTACACCGTGCCGGGCCAGGTGTTCTACGACGCGTCGCGCAAGCTGATCCTGAAGGGCGTGGACGGGGTCGTCTTCGTCGCCGACTCGCAGGCCGCGCGCATGGAGGCGAATCTCGAGAGCCTGCGGAACCTCGACCTCAATCTCAAGGAGCAGGGGTACGACCTGCGCGCCATTCCCTACGTGCTGCAGCTCAACAAGCGCGACCTTCCTTCCGCCCTGCAGGTCGAGGAGATGAAGCGCCAGCTGATCCGCAAGGGTGAGCCTGTGTTCGAGGCGATCGCCTCGAAGGGGAACGGCGTCTTCGAGACCCTCAAGACCATCGCCAAGATGGTTCTCATCGATCTGCGCAAGGGGCGCTGA
- a CDS encoding aminotransferase class I/II-fold pyridoxal phosphate-dependent enzyme, whose amino-acid sequence MRIEPFRMERMQSTYENYVDYNLSESGVQPMSVRELLRESGAVDPFLSTEMGYIQSNGSEDLRDKIAAFYPGASRDNVLVTNGGSEANYATFWSLLERGDRVAFMLPNYLQTWGLSRAFASAVAPFRLVMRRAGGVERWALDVEGLRRAVTKKTRVILVTNPNNPTGGVLTEAEMDAIVDNARRSGAFIVADEIYRGAEVSGTTTPSFWGRHDRVLITSGLSKAFGLPGLRIGWVVGPKATVQRLWSYRDYTTIAPGALSDRLARIALEPERREAIFARTRGIIRANLPVLESWMQARPDVFRYVPPLAGAILFARYDLPIGSVPLVDRLRVERSVLIVPGDQFGTARHLRVGFGSDSGYLSRGLARIDETIAALRREGRPVRRGSSAPERRPARSASS is encoded by the coding sequence GTGCGCATCGAGCCGTTCCGGATGGAGAGGATGCAGTCCACCTACGAGAACTACGTCGATTACAACTTGTCCGAGAGCGGTGTGCAGCCGATGAGCGTGCGGGAGCTGCTCCGGGAGAGCGGTGCCGTGGATCCGTTCCTGTCCACCGAGATGGGGTACATCCAGTCGAACGGCTCGGAGGACCTGCGCGACAAGATCGCCGCCTTCTACCCGGGCGCCTCGCGCGACAACGTGCTCGTGACCAACGGCGGGAGCGAGGCGAACTATGCCACCTTCTGGTCGCTTCTCGAGCGCGGCGATCGGGTGGCGTTCATGCTTCCCAATTATCTCCAGACCTGGGGCCTGTCGCGCGCGTTCGCCTCGGCGGTGGCTCCGTTCCGTCTCGTGATGCGCCGCGCTGGGGGTGTCGAACGCTGGGCCCTCGACGTCGAGGGGCTGCGCCGGGCGGTCACGAAGAAGACCCGCGTCATCCTGGTCACGAACCCGAACAATCCGACCGGCGGTGTCCTGACCGAGGCGGAGATGGACGCGATCGTGGACAACGCGCGGCGGAGCGGCGCCTTCATCGTCGCCGACGAGATCTATCGAGGGGCCGAAGTCTCGGGGACGACGACTCCGTCCTTCTGGGGGCGCCACGACCGGGTTCTGATCACCTCCGGACTGTCGAAGGCGTTCGGTCTGCCGGGCCTGCGGATCGGCTGGGTGGTCGGACCGAAGGCCACGGTGCAACGGCTCTGGTCCTACCGTGATTACACGACGATCGCCCCCGGCGCCCTCTCCGACCGCCTGGCCCGGATCGCCCTGGAGCCGGAGCGACGCGAGGCGATCTTCGCCCGCACCCGCGGCATCATCCGCGCGAACCTGCCGGTCCTGGAATCGTGGATGCAGGCGCGCCCCGATGTCTTCCGGTATGTCCCGCCGCTGGCCGGGGCCATCCTGTTCGCGCGCTACGACCTGCCGATCGGGTCGGTCCCCCTGGTGGACAGGCTGCGGGTCGAGAGATCGGTCCTGATCGTCCCGGGTGATCAGTTCGGGACGGCGCGCCACCTGCGCGTCGGGTTCGGCTCCGACTCGGGGTACCTGTCGCGGGGACTCGCACGCATCGACGAGACGATCGCCGCGCTGCGTAGAGAGGGCCGACCGGTCCGCAGGGGATCGTCGGCGCCGGAGCGCCGTCCGGCCCGAAGCGCCTCCTCCTGA
- a CDS encoding roadblock/LC7 domain-containing protein: MPGTDLVLHEEEYTKIREVIDRLRTECNAKVVFLVDKNGQQIAATGDLHAIDTTALASLAAGNVAATDSLARLIGEKEFSVLFHEGERDNLHISVVSGRVILVVIFDERSSLGLVRLRVKKGSSELSAILDVMLKKSAQPRKAAAGGSPFSEITDEDIDKLFSD, from the coding sequence ATGCCCGGCACCGATCTGGTCCTTCATGAAGAGGAGTACACGAAGATCCGCGAGGTGATCGACCGCCTGCGGACCGAGTGCAACGCCAAGGTCGTCTTCCTCGTCGACAAGAACGGCCAGCAGATCGCCGCGACCGGCGACCTGCACGCGATCGACACCACCGCCCTGGCCTCCCTCGCCGCCGGCAACGTCGCGGCCACCGATTCGCTGGCCCGGCTCATCGGCGAGAAGGAATTCTCCGTCCTGTTCCACGAGGGGGAGCGGGACAACCTGCACATCTCCGTGGTCAGCGGGCGGGTGATCCTCGTCGTCATCTTCGACGAGCGATCGTCGCTCGGGCTCGTGAGGCTGCGGGTCAAGAAGGGTTCGTCGGAGCTCTCGGCCATCCTGGACGTGATGCTGAAGAAATCCGCCCAGCCGCGCAAGGCCGCCGCGGGCGGATCTCCGTTCTCCGAGATCACGGACGAGGACATCGACAAGCTGTTCAGCGACTAG